In a genomic window of Bemisia tabaci chromosome 1, PGI_BMITA_v3:
- the fray gene encoding serine/threonine-protein kinase OSR1 isoform X2 encodes MDRQDSQPHPFLQKRALSERIFRKLSPVLMPPGSPGIFRRKSSSEITPLIANNNNNDKFSDVPSSKMATASANLPFVGWPNSKDDYELKEVIGVGATAVVHAALCRPRQEKCAIKRINLEKWNTSMDELLKEIQAMSSCHHENVVTYHTSFVVREELWLVLGLLGGGSLLDIIKHKMRTSDCRNGVFDESTIATVLREVLKGLEYFHSNGQIHRDIKAGNILLGDDGIVQIADFGVSAWLATGRDLSRQKVRHTFVGTPCWMAPEVMEQDHGYDFKADIWSLGITAIEMATGTAPYHKYPPMKVLMLTLQNDPPTLDTGADDKDQYKAYGKTFRKMIVDCLQKDPSKRPSANELLKHPFFKKAKDRKYLQQTLVAMGPSLETRVQKAAKRQPGTSGRLHRTVTGEWVWSSEEEGDMSSDDESRVKPINNIQHSDSSGSETDLAIGDHGSDDPINLVLRMRNSKKELNDIKFEFAIGKDHSEGIASELFGAGLVDGKDVSVIATNLQTLIENHRSIKTVVFPLNSGSETERDEKTLVGFAQISITD; translated from the exons GAAATTGTCGCCGGTTTTAATGCCCCCTGGCTCTCCCGGAATATTTCGCCGGAAATCGTCCTCAGAGATCACCCCCCTCATTGCCAATAACAACAACAATGACAAATTCAGTGATGTTCCTAGCTCCAAAATGGCAACTGCATCCGCCAATTTGCCTTTCGTCGGTTGGCCCAATTCGAAGGATGATTATGAATTGAAGGAAGTCATTG GTGTTGGAGCAACAGCAGTAGTCCATGCGGCACTATGCAGACCTCGCCAAGAGAAGTGTGCaataaaaagaataaacttGGAGAAATGGAATACGAGTATGGATGAGCTTCTT AAGGAAATTCAAGCCATGTCATCCTGCCACCATGAAAATGTAGTAACATATCACACCAGCTTTGTTGTACGGGAAGAACTCTGGTTAGTATTGGGTCTCCTTGGAGGCGGTTCGTTGTTAGATATCATCAAACACAAGATGCGAACCTCCGACTGTCGGAATGGTGTGTTCGATGAGTCAACTATAGCCACGGTTCTAAGGGAAGTTCTCAAAGGACTAGAGTACTTTCACAGCAATGGCCAAATTCATAG agataTTAAAGCCGGCAATATTCTCTTAGGAGATGATGGTATTGTTCAAATAGCAGACTTTGGTGTCAGTGCATGGCTAGCGACAGGTCGAGATCTATCTCGGCAAAAAGTTCGTCACACTTTTGTAGGTACACCATGCTGGATGGCCCCTGAAGTCATGGAACAG GATCATGGCTATGATTTCAAGGCTGACATCTGGTCACTGGGTATCACAGCCATTGAAATGGCAACAGGGACTGCCCCATACCATAAGTATCCACCCATGAAAGTTCTAATGTTAACACTCCAGAACGATCCGCCAACATTAGACACTGGTGCTGATGACAAAGATCAATATAAGGCCTATGGCAAAACTTTTAGGAAAATGATTGTTGATTGTTTACAAAAGGATCCATCCAAAAG ACCTTCAGCAAATGAGCTTTTGAAgcatccatttttcaaaaaagcaaaAGATAGGAAGTATCTGCAACAAACCCTGGTCGCAATGGGTCCTAGCCTTGAAACCCGAGTTCAAAAA gcAGCAAAACGGCAACCAGGAACCTCTGGAAGGCTTCACAGGACAGTCACTGGAGAGTGGGTTTGGTCCTCAGAAGAGGAAGGCGATATGTCGTCCGATGATGAG agtcGAGTGAAACCAATAAACAATATTCAACACTCAGATTCATCTGGAAGTGAAACTGATTTGGCGATAGGTGATCATGGTTCCGATGATCCTATTAATCTTGTCCTTAGaatgag GAATTCCAAAAAGGAATTAAACGATATCAAATTCGAGTTCGCTATTGGGAAAGATCACTCTGAAGGCATAGCATCGGAGCTTTTCGGTGCCGGTTTGGTGGATGGGAAAGACGTCTCTGTCATAGCAACCAATTTGCAAACTCTAATTGAAAATCATCGGTCTATTAAAACTGTTGTATTTCCTTTG AATTCCGGTTCAGAGACTGAACGTGACGAGAAAACACTTGTTGGATTTGCTCAAATATCGATAACAGATTGA
- the fray gene encoding serine/threonine-protein kinase OSR1 isoform X1, producing the protein MSANQKESNHLRIPTPEPKGAQTPPQAGSPSSSHILTAFLKPIRKLSPVLMPPGSPGIFRRKSSSEITPLIANNNNNDKFSDVPSSKMATASANLPFVGWPNSKDDYELKEVIGVGATAVVHAALCRPRQEKCAIKRINLEKWNTSMDELLKEIQAMSSCHHENVVTYHTSFVVREELWLVLGLLGGGSLLDIIKHKMRTSDCRNGVFDESTIATVLREVLKGLEYFHSNGQIHRDIKAGNILLGDDGIVQIADFGVSAWLATGRDLSRQKVRHTFVGTPCWMAPEVMEQDHGYDFKADIWSLGITAIEMATGTAPYHKYPPMKVLMLTLQNDPPTLDTGADDKDQYKAYGKTFRKMIVDCLQKDPSKRPSANELLKHPFFKKAKDRKYLQQTLVAMGPSLETRVQKAAKRQPGTSGRLHRTVTGEWVWSSEEEGDMSSDDESRVKPINNIQHSDSSGSETDLAIGDHGSDDPINLVLRMRNSKKELNDIKFEFAIGKDHSEGIASELFGAGLVDGKDVSVIATNLQTLIENHRSIKTVVFPLNSGSETERDEKTLVGFAQISITD; encoded by the exons GAAATTGTCGCCGGTTTTAATGCCCCCTGGCTCTCCCGGAATATTTCGCCGGAAATCGTCCTCAGAGATCACCCCCCTCATTGCCAATAACAACAACAATGACAAATTCAGTGATGTTCCTAGCTCCAAAATGGCAACTGCATCCGCCAATTTGCCTTTCGTCGGTTGGCCCAATTCGAAGGATGATTATGAATTGAAGGAAGTCATTG GTGTTGGAGCAACAGCAGTAGTCCATGCGGCACTATGCAGACCTCGCCAAGAGAAGTGTGCaataaaaagaataaacttGGAGAAATGGAATACGAGTATGGATGAGCTTCTT AAGGAAATTCAAGCCATGTCATCCTGCCACCATGAAAATGTAGTAACATATCACACCAGCTTTGTTGTACGGGAAGAACTCTGGTTAGTATTGGGTCTCCTTGGAGGCGGTTCGTTGTTAGATATCATCAAACACAAGATGCGAACCTCCGACTGTCGGAATGGTGTGTTCGATGAGTCAACTATAGCCACGGTTCTAAGGGAAGTTCTCAAAGGACTAGAGTACTTTCACAGCAATGGCCAAATTCATAG agataTTAAAGCCGGCAATATTCTCTTAGGAGATGATGGTATTGTTCAAATAGCAGACTTTGGTGTCAGTGCATGGCTAGCGACAGGTCGAGATCTATCTCGGCAAAAAGTTCGTCACACTTTTGTAGGTACACCATGCTGGATGGCCCCTGAAGTCATGGAACAG GATCATGGCTATGATTTCAAGGCTGACATCTGGTCACTGGGTATCACAGCCATTGAAATGGCAACAGGGACTGCCCCATACCATAAGTATCCACCCATGAAAGTTCTAATGTTAACACTCCAGAACGATCCGCCAACATTAGACACTGGTGCTGATGACAAAGATCAATATAAGGCCTATGGCAAAACTTTTAGGAAAATGATTGTTGATTGTTTACAAAAGGATCCATCCAAAAG ACCTTCAGCAAATGAGCTTTTGAAgcatccatttttcaaaaaagcaaaAGATAGGAAGTATCTGCAACAAACCCTGGTCGCAATGGGTCCTAGCCTTGAAACCCGAGTTCAAAAA gcAGCAAAACGGCAACCAGGAACCTCTGGAAGGCTTCACAGGACAGTCACTGGAGAGTGGGTTTGGTCCTCAGAAGAGGAAGGCGATATGTCGTCCGATGATGAG agtcGAGTGAAACCAATAAACAATATTCAACACTCAGATTCATCTGGAAGTGAAACTGATTTGGCGATAGGTGATCATGGTTCCGATGATCCTATTAATCTTGTCCTTAGaatgag GAATTCCAAAAAGGAATTAAACGATATCAAATTCGAGTTCGCTATTGGGAAAGATCACTCTGAAGGCATAGCATCGGAGCTTTTCGGTGCCGGTTTGGTGGATGGGAAAGACGTCTCTGTCATAGCAACCAATTTGCAAACTCTAATTGAAAATCATCGGTCTATTAAAACTGTTGTATTTCCTTTG AATTCCGGTTCAGAGACTGAACGTGACGAGAAAACACTTGTTGGATTTGCTCAAATATCGATAACAGATTGA
- the fray gene encoding serine/threonine-protein kinase OSR1 isoform X3: MVNNSQRLWRKIRKLSPVLMPPGSPGIFRRKSSSEITPLIANNNNNDKFSDVPSSKMATASANLPFVGWPNSKDDYELKEVIGVGATAVVHAALCRPRQEKCAIKRINLEKWNTSMDELLKEIQAMSSCHHENVVTYHTSFVVREELWLVLGLLGGGSLLDIIKHKMRTSDCRNGVFDESTIATVLREVLKGLEYFHSNGQIHRDIKAGNILLGDDGIVQIADFGVSAWLATGRDLSRQKVRHTFVGTPCWMAPEVMEQDHGYDFKADIWSLGITAIEMATGTAPYHKYPPMKVLMLTLQNDPPTLDTGADDKDQYKAYGKTFRKMIVDCLQKDPSKRPSANELLKHPFFKKAKDRKYLQQTLVAMGPSLETRVQKAAKRQPGTSGRLHRTVTGEWVWSSEEEGDMSSDDESRVKPINNIQHSDSSGSETDLAIGDHGSDDPINLVLRMRNSKKELNDIKFEFAIGKDHSEGIASELFGAGLVDGKDVSVIATNLQTLIENHRSIKTVVFPLNSGSETERDEKTLVGFAQISITD, encoded by the exons GAAATTGTCGCCGGTTTTAATGCCCCCTGGCTCTCCCGGAATATTTCGCCGGAAATCGTCCTCAGAGATCACCCCCCTCATTGCCAATAACAACAACAATGACAAATTCAGTGATGTTCCTAGCTCCAAAATGGCAACTGCATCCGCCAATTTGCCTTTCGTCGGTTGGCCCAATTCGAAGGATGATTATGAATTGAAGGAAGTCATTG GTGTTGGAGCAACAGCAGTAGTCCATGCGGCACTATGCAGACCTCGCCAAGAGAAGTGTGCaataaaaagaataaacttGGAGAAATGGAATACGAGTATGGATGAGCTTCTT AAGGAAATTCAAGCCATGTCATCCTGCCACCATGAAAATGTAGTAACATATCACACCAGCTTTGTTGTACGGGAAGAACTCTGGTTAGTATTGGGTCTCCTTGGAGGCGGTTCGTTGTTAGATATCATCAAACACAAGATGCGAACCTCCGACTGTCGGAATGGTGTGTTCGATGAGTCAACTATAGCCACGGTTCTAAGGGAAGTTCTCAAAGGACTAGAGTACTTTCACAGCAATGGCCAAATTCATAG agataTTAAAGCCGGCAATATTCTCTTAGGAGATGATGGTATTGTTCAAATAGCAGACTTTGGTGTCAGTGCATGGCTAGCGACAGGTCGAGATCTATCTCGGCAAAAAGTTCGTCACACTTTTGTAGGTACACCATGCTGGATGGCCCCTGAAGTCATGGAACAG GATCATGGCTATGATTTCAAGGCTGACATCTGGTCACTGGGTATCACAGCCATTGAAATGGCAACAGGGACTGCCCCATACCATAAGTATCCACCCATGAAAGTTCTAATGTTAACACTCCAGAACGATCCGCCAACATTAGACACTGGTGCTGATGACAAAGATCAATATAAGGCCTATGGCAAAACTTTTAGGAAAATGATTGTTGATTGTTTACAAAAGGATCCATCCAAAAG ACCTTCAGCAAATGAGCTTTTGAAgcatccatttttcaaaaaagcaaaAGATAGGAAGTATCTGCAACAAACCCTGGTCGCAATGGGTCCTAGCCTTGAAACCCGAGTTCAAAAA gcAGCAAAACGGCAACCAGGAACCTCTGGAAGGCTTCACAGGACAGTCACTGGAGAGTGGGTTTGGTCCTCAGAAGAGGAAGGCGATATGTCGTCCGATGATGAG agtcGAGTGAAACCAATAAACAATATTCAACACTCAGATTCATCTGGAAGTGAAACTGATTTGGCGATAGGTGATCATGGTTCCGATGATCCTATTAATCTTGTCCTTAGaatgag GAATTCCAAAAAGGAATTAAACGATATCAAATTCGAGTTCGCTATTGGGAAAGATCACTCTGAAGGCATAGCATCGGAGCTTTTCGGTGCCGGTTTGGTGGATGGGAAAGACGTCTCTGTCATAGCAACCAATTTGCAAACTCTAATTGAAAATCATCGGTCTATTAAAACTGTTGTATTTCCTTTG AATTCCGGTTCAGAGACTGAACGTGACGAGAAAACACTTGTTGGATTTGCTCAAATATCGATAACAGATTGA
- the fray gene encoding serine/threonine-protein kinase OSR1 isoform X4, with protein MQLCCDIIEKLSPVLMPPGSPGIFRRKSSSEITPLIANNNNNDKFSDVPSSKMATASANLPFVGWPNSKDDYELKEVIGVGATAVVHAALCRPRQEKCAIKRINLEKWNTSMDELLKEIQAMSSCHHENVVTYHTSFVVREELWLVLGLLGGGSLLDIIKHKMRTSDCRNGVFDESTIATVLREVLKGLEYFHSNGQIHRDIKAGNILLGDDGIVQIADFGVSAWLATGRDLSRQKVRHTFVGTPCWMAPEVMEQDHGYDFKADIWSLGITAIEMATGTAPYHKYPPMKVLMLTLQNDPPTLDTGADDKDQYKAYGKTFRKMIVDCLQKDPSKRPSANELLKHPFFKKAKDRKYLQQTLVAMGPSLETRVQKAAKRQPGTSGRLHRTVTGEWVWSSEEEGDMSSDDESRVKPINNIQHSDSSGSETDLAIGDHGSDDPINLVLRMRNSKKELNDIKFEFAIGKDHSEGIASELFGAGLVDGKDVSVIATNLQTLIENHRSIKTVVFPLNSGSETERDEKTLVGFAQISITD; from the exons GAAATTGTCGCCGGTTTTAATGCCCCCTGGCTCTCCCGGAATATTTCGCCGGAAATCGTCCTCAGAGATCACCCCCCTCATTGCCAATAACAACAACAATGACAAATTCAGTGATGTTCCTAGCTCCAAAATGGCAACTGCATCCGCCAATTTGCCTTTCGTCGGTTGGCCCAATTCGAAGGATGATTATGAATTGAAGGAAGTCATTG GTGTTGGAGCAACAGCAGTAGTCCATGCGGCACTATGCAGACCTCGCCAAGAGAAGTGTGCaataaaaagaataaacttGGAGAAATGGAATACGAGTATGGATGAGCTTCTT AAGGAAATTCAAGCCATGTCATCCTGCCACCATGAAAATGTAGTAACATATCACACCAGCTTTGTTGTACGGGAAGAACTCTGGTTAGTATTGGGTCTCCTTGGAGGCGGTTCGTTGTTAGATATCATCAAACACAAGATGCGAACCTCCGACTGTCGGAATGGTGTGTTCGATGAGTCAACTATAGCCACGGTTCTAAGGGAAGTTCTCAAAGGACTAGAGTACTTTCACAGCAATGGCCAAATTCATAG agataTTAAAGCCGGCAATATTCTCTTAGGAGATGATGGTATTGTTCAAATAGCAGACTTTGGTGTCAGTGCATGGCTAGCGACAGGTCGAGATCTATCTCGGCAAAAAGTTCGTCACACTTTTGTAGGTACACCATGCTGGATGGCCCCTGAAGTCATGGAACAG GATCATGGCTATGATTTCAAGGCTGACATCTGGTCACTGGGTATCACAGCCATTGAAATGGCAACAGGGACTGCCCCATACCATAAGTATCCACCCATGAAAGTTCTAATGTTAACACTCCAGAACGATCCGCCAACATTAGACACTGGTGCTGATGACAAAGATCAATATAAGGCCTATGGCAAAACTTTTAGGAAAATGATTGTTGATTGTTTACAAAAGGATCCATCCAAAAG ACCTTCAGCAAATGAGCTTTTGAAgcatccatttttcaaaaaagcaaaAGATAGGAAGTATCTGCAACAAACCCTGGTCGCAATGGGTCCTAGCCTTGAAACCCGAGTTCAAAAA gcAGCAAAACGGCAACCAGGAACCTCTGGAAGGCTTCACAGGACAGTCACTGGAGAGTGGGTTTGGTCCTCAGAAGAGGAAGGCGATATGTCGTCCGATGATGAG agtcGAGTGAAACCAATAAACAATATTCAACACTCAGATTCATCTGGAAGTGAAACTGATTTGGCGATAGGTGATCATGGTTCCGATGATCCTATTAATCTTGTCCTTAGaatgag GAATTCCAAAAAGGAATTAAACGATATCAAATTCGAGTTCGCTATTGGGAAAGATCACTCTGAAGGCATAGCATCGGAGCTTTTCGGTGCCGGTTTGGTGGATGGGAAAGACGTCTCTGTCATAGCAACCAATTTGCAAACTCTAATTGAAAATCATCGGTCTATTAAAACTGTTGTATTTCCTTTG AATTCCGGTTCAGAGACTGAACGTGACGAGAAAACACTTGTTGGATTTGCTCAAATATCGATAACAGATTGA